A genome region from Syntrophaceae bacterium includes the following:
- a CDS encoding 4Fe-4S binding protein, with protein MFLPGGKVFQVLSEEHFTETLKGFFASLQHPTSPLLSEPRTEKEIPGIEHLDFFAKQKLIVLRNRGHIDAESIEEYIAHDGYLALYKALTAMTPEEVIGEVKLSGLRGRGGAGFPTGTKWEEARKYAAFPKYVICNGDEGDPGAFMDRSVMESDPHAVLEGMIVCGYAIGARQGYIYVRAEYPLALRMLRTAIDRAREKGFLGRNVLGTGFDFDIDIYPGAGAFVCGESTALMYSIEGRRGMPRIKPPRSTESGLWGRPTCLNNVETFANIPRIILNGGAWFRSIGTEDSTGTKVFSLTGAVKNVGLVEVPMGTDLRTIIFEIGGGIRGNARFKAVQLGGPSGGCLTEQHLHLPVTFDSLQDAGAMMGSGGVVVMDDTNCMVDVARFFTQFSVDESCGKCVPCRVGLKVMLGTLEKIIVGQGEPSDLALLERQANHIAATSHCGLGQAAPNPVLSTLRYFRDEYEAHIREKRCPALVCTDLIRFEIDAEACKRCGLCVKVCPVNAISWQKKEPAVLHRDRCIRCKSCIRACRFKAIH; from the coding sequence CTCGCTGCAGCACCCCACCTCGCCGTTGCTGAGCGAGCCCCGCACCGAGAAGGAGATCCCGGGGATCGAGCACCTGGACTTCTTTGCGAAGCAGAAGCTCATCGTGCTGCGCAACCGGGGCCACATCGACGCCGAGTCGATCGAGGAGTACATCGCCCACGACGGCTATCTCGCCCTGTACAAGGCCCTGACGGCCATGACGCCCGAGGAGGTCATCGGCGAGGTGAAGCTCTCGGGCCTGCGCGGCCGGGGCGGCGCGGGGTTCCCCACGGGCACCAAGTGGGAAGAGGCGCGCAAGTACGCCGCCTTCCCGAAGTACGTCATCTGCAACGGCGACGAGGGAGACCCCGGCGCCTTCATGGACCGCAGCGTCATGGAGTCGGATCCCCACGCCGTCCTGGAGGGGATGATCGTCTGCGGTTACGCCATCGGCGCCCGCCAGGGCTACATCTACGTCCGGGCCGAGTATCCCCTGGCGCTGCGGATGCTGCGGACGGCCATCGACCGGGCCCGCGAGAAGGGGTTCCTGGGCCGCAACGTCCTGGGCACGGGGTTCGATTTCGACATCGACATCTACCCCGGGGCGGGGGCCTTCGTCTGCGGCGAATCGACGGCGCTCATGTACTCCATCGAGGGAAGGCGCGGCATGCCGCGCATCAAGCCCCCTCGTTCCACCGAGTCGGGTCTCTGGGGCCGGCCCACGTGCCTCAACAACGTGGAGACCTTCGCCAACATCCCCCGGATCATCCTCAACGGGGGCGCGTGGTTCCGCTCCATCGGCACCGAGGACAGCACGGGCACGAAGGTCTTTTCGCTGACGGGGGCCGTGAAGAACGTGGGTCTCGTGGAGGTGCCCATGGGGACGGATTTGCGGACGATCATCTTCGAGATCGGCGGGGGCATCCGGGGCAACGCCCGCTTCAAGGCCGTCCAACTCGGCGGGCCCTCTGGGGGGTGCCTCACGGAACAGCACCTGCACCTGCCGGTGACCTTCGATTCGCTGCAGGACGCCGGCGCCATGATGGGCTCGGGCGGCGTCGTCGTCATGGACGACACGAACTGCATGGTGGACGTGGCCCGCTTCTTCACGCAGTTCAGCGTCGACGAGTCCTGCGGCAAGTGCGTTCCCTGCCGCGTGGGCCTCAAGGTCATGCTGGGCACGCTGGAGAAGATCATCGTCGGGCAGGGGGAGCCCTCGGACCTGGCGCTCCTGGAGAGGCAGGCCAACCACATCGCCGCCACCTCCCACTGCGGCCTCGGGCAGGCGGCCCCCAACCCCGTCCTGAGCACCCTGCGGTACTTCCGCGACGAGTACGAGGCCCACATCCGCGAGAAGCGCTGCCCGGCGCTGGTCTGCACGGACCTCATCCGCTTCGAGATCGACGCGGAGGCCTGCAAGCGCTGCGGACTGTGCGTGAAGGTCTGCCCCGTCAATGCCATTTCCTGGCAGAAGAAGGAGCCGGCCGTCCTGCACCGTGACCGGTGCATCCGCTGCAAGTCCTGCATCCGGGCCTGCAGGTTCAAGGCGATCCACTAG
- a CDS encoding molybdopterin-dependent oxidoreductase, whose amino-acid sequence MITLKVNNIEVTVPRGSTILQAAEKAGVFVPTLCHDKRITPFGACRLCVVEDRKKPGSLIPSCFTPARDRMEILTETPAVLDAVRTQLQLILVNHPLDCPVCDKAGECTLQDLVIRYNITESPFGTERFARYVDRRSPLIERDMTRCVLCGRCVRICGELQGRDELEFLHRGHRTVVGTDGGRPLDCDFCGLCVSTCPVGALNDKLFKDRTRVWKLRQETTVCSHCGLVCRADFHLEEGRLRRVTPAAASGGEKGLLCARGQFGWRAFESPGRLGAPKLRRDGALCEAGWDEAVGHAAKALDDIRRAHGAASIALLTADHLTTEEAAAWGAFWRDTLGGGPIGSIQAGGYRRILEILEGARGTRVAVGTLRDLDEANVLIVLGGGAAEMHPVLKPLVNSWMKKGDRQLAVVSSWPDALTRRATLALTVGPGLVEEFCAELLEALGPERINPPADLARFGIDSCTLARLIGLLEEKRDIVVLVAPEPCGDNRHKARLAAFLQDRVRAVLPLGGQANSAGAVFEAGFTSGEVAVDGLSLVEAIEAGRIRALYLLGEDPLESLPEPSRVRQAMEKLDCIVCQGPFETTVTGLAHVVLPAALLHEKRGTVLSLLGEKRTLRPVLPPFGRSRPDGEILRALAAALGSEAVPRVPAAPAAQKTAILSVDAVPQDAGQGMPFILEAVPSLFGDGILSRQSPDLAQLRRGLRVVMSAGDFERLGLAEREIVEVRTPFGCARAEAERDAAVPCSRLLLRHAAGSAAGLSLTRPGTSAVPAAIARIGT is encoded by the coding sequence ATGATCACCCTGAAAGTCAACAACATCGAGGTCACCGTCCCGCGGGGGAGCACCATCCTGCAGGCCGCCGAGAAGGCGGGCGTCTTCGTTCCGACGCTCTGCCACGACAAGCGGATCACCCCCTTCGGGGCCTGCCGCCTCTGCGTCGTCGAGGACCGGAAGAAGCCCGGCAGCCTGATCCCGTCGTGCTTCACCCCCGCGCGGGACCGCATGGAGATCCTCACGGAGACCCCCGCCGTACTCGACGCCGTGCGGACCCAGCTGCAGCTCATCCTCGTGAACCACCCCTTGGACTGCCCCGTGTGCGACAAGGCCGGCGAGTGTACCCTGCAGGACCTGGTGATCCGCTACAACATCACCGAGTCCCCTTTCGGGACAGAGCGTTTCGCGCGCTACGTGGACCGCCGCTCGCCGCTCATCGAGCGCGACATGACCCGCTGCGTCCTGTGCGGCCGCTGCGTGCGGATCTGCGGCGAGCTGCAGGGCCGGGACGAGCTGGAGTTTCTCCACCGGGGCCACCGGACGGTTGTGGGAACCGACGGGGGCCGGCCCCTCGATTGCGACTTCTGCGGGCTCTGCGTCTCCACCTGTCCCGTGGGCGCGCTCAACGACAAGCTCTTCAAGGACCGGACCCGCGTCTGGAAACTTCGGCAGGAAACCACCGTCTGCAGCCACTGCGGCCTCGTCTGCCGGGCCGACTTCCACCTGGAAGAGGGACGGCTGCGGCGCGTGACACCGGCCGCCGCGTCGGGAGGCGAAAAAGGCCTTCTCTGCGCGAGGGGGCAGTTCGGCTGGCGTGCCTTCGAGAGCCCCGGCCGTCTCGGCGCCCCGAAGCTCCGCAGGGACGGGGCGTTGTGCGAGGCCGGCTGGGACGAGGCCGTCGGCCATGCGGCGAAGGCCCTCGACGACATCCGGCGCGCCCACGGCGCGGCGTCGATCGCCCTGCTCACGGCGGACCATCTCACGACGGAGGAGGCGGCTGCCTGGGGCGCCTTCTGGCGGGACACCCTGGGCGGCGGCCCGATCGGCTCGATCCAGGCGGGCGGGTACCGCCGGATCCTCGAGATCCTCGAAGGCGCCCGGGGCACGCGGGTCGCAGTGGGGACCCTCCGGGATCTCGACGAAGCGAATGTCCTCATCGTCCTGGGAGGAGGGGCCGCCGAGATGCACCCCGTGCTCAAGCCCCTCGTCAACAGCTGGATGAAAAAGGGCGACAGGCAGCTCGCCGTCGTCTCGTCCTGGCCCGACGCCCTGACACGGCGGGCGACACTTGCCCTCACCGTCGGCCCCGGGCTGGTGGAGGAATTCTGCGCGGAGCTTCTCGAGGCCCTCGGCCCGGAGAGGATAAATCCCCCGGCTGACCTGGCGCGGTTCGGCATCGACTCCTGCACCCTGGCCCGCCTCATCGGCCTGCTCGAGGAAAAGCGGGACATCGTGGTGCTCGTCGCACCGGAGCCCTGCGGGGACAACCGGCACAAGGCGCGCCTGGCGGCCTTCCTGCAGGACCGGGTTCGGGCCGTCTTGCCCTTGGGAGGGCAGGCCAACAGCGCCGGCGCCGTGTTCGAAGCGGGCTTTACCTCCGGTGAAGTGGCCGTCGACGGGCTGTCTCTTGTCGAGGCCATTGAGGCCGGCCGCATCCGGGCACTCTACCTCCTGGGCGAAGATCCCCTCGAGAGCCTGCCTGAGCCGTCGCGGGTGCGGCAGGCCATGGAAAAGCTCGACTGCATCGTCTGCCAGGGCCCCTTCGAAACGACCGTGACCGGCCTTGCGCACGTGGTCCTGCCCGCGGCCCTCCTCCACGAGAAGCGGGGGACCGTTCTGTCGCTCCTGGGGGAGAAGCGCACCCTCCGTCCCGTGCTGCCCCCCTTCGGGCGGTCCCGGCCGGACGGGGAGATCCTCCGGGCCCTCGCCGCGGCCCTCGGCAGCGAGGCCGTGCCCCGCGTGCCGGCTGCCCCGGCGGCGCAGAAGACGGCGATCCTGTCCGTTGATGCCGTGCCGCAGGATGCCGGGCAGGGGATGCCCTTCATCCTCGAGGCGGTGCCCTCGCTCTTCGGCGACGGGATCCTGTCGAGGCAGAGCCCCGATCTGGCGCAGCTGCGCCGGGGCCTCCGGGTCGTGATGAGCGCCGGGGACTTCGAGCGCCTGGGGCTTGCGGAGCGTGAGATCGTGGAGGTCAGGACTCCCTTCGGCTGCGCCCGGGCCGAGGCGGAGCGGGACGCGGCCGTGCCGTGCAGCCGGCTTCTCCTGCGCCACGCGGCGGGCAGCGCCGCAGGTCTTTCCCTCACCCGGCCGGGCACAAGCGCCGTGCCGGCGGCCATTGCGAGGATCGGGACATGA